From the genome of Candidatus Dormiibacterota bacterium, one region includes:
- a CDS encoding MauE/DoxX family redox-associated membrane protein produces the protein MPTVTLVLRIALAAVLIVAGALKIGHAADLASAIAGFRLLPGAVVAPLALALPYVEIFFGGYLLLGLFTRTVAIVIAIQFALYAGAIASAVLRHIPADCGCFGPHDVATADWPHVAFDLALAAIAAIIAYGAPGALALDRRIHP, from the coding sequence ATGCCAACGGTCACCCTCGTCCTTCGCATCGCCCTGGCTGCGGTTCTCATCGTTGCGGGCGCGCTCAAAATCGGCCACGCGGCCGATCTAGCCTCCGCAATCGCCGGCTTTCGCCTCTTGCCCGGAGCCGTAGTGGCCCCGCTGGCGCTGGCGCTGCCGTACGTCGAGATATTCTTCGGGGGGTATCTGCTTCTCGGGCTCTTCACACGAACGGTCGCTATCGTGATTGCCATACAGTTCGCGCTCTATGCCGGGGCGATCGCTTCCGCGGTATTGCGTCACATTCCGGCCGACTGTGGATGTTTCGGCCCGCACGACGTCGCGACGGCGGATTGGCCGCATGTCGCTTTCGATCTCGCTCTTGCGGCGATTGCCGCGATTATCGCTTACGGCGCGCCCGGCGCGCTCGCTCTCGATCGGAGAATCCATCCATGA